In one Streptomyces marincola genomic region, the following are encoded:
- the rfbB gene encoding dTDP-glucose 4,6-dehydratase: MRVLVTGGAGFIGSAFVRNLLGGAYPQLPAARVTVLDLLTYAGNLANLAPVAHRADLRFVHGDIGDPGLVADLMRDTDLVVHFAAESHVDRSISAARDFVRTNVQGTQVLLDAALAAGRPTFVHVSTDEVYGSIDSGSWTERQPLAPNSPYAASKAASDLLALAYHRTHGLDVRVTRCSNNYGPHQHPEKVLPRFVTNLLDGLPVPLYGDGGNVREWLHVDDHCRAVALVAGAGRPGGVYNIGGGTELSNRQLTDRLLALCGADWSAVRPVADRKGHDRRYSLDSTLIEGELGFTPLVPFDTGLAATVAWYRDNRDWWEPSRSGGRGLHLVAGA; encoded by the coding sequence ATGCGTGTTCTGGTGACCGGAGGCGCCGGTTTCATCGGCTCCGCCTTCGTGCGCAACCTGCTCGGCGGCGCGTACCCGCAGCTGCCCGCCGCCCGCGTGACCGTGCTCGACCTGCTCACGTACGCGGGCAACCTCGCCAACCTGGCACCGGTGGCGCACCGCGCCGACCTGCGTTTCGTACACGGCGACATCGGGGACCCCGGCCTGGTCGCCGACCTGATGCGGGACACCGACCTGGTCGTCCACTTCGCCGCCGAGTCGCACGTCGACCGGTCCATCTCCGCTGCGCGCGACTTCGTGCGCACCAACGTGCAGGGCACCCAGGTGCTGCTCGACGCCGCGCTCGCGGCGGGCCGCCCCACGTTCGTCCACGTCTCGACGGACGAGGTGTACGGCTCGATCGACAGCGGCTCCTGGACCGAACGGCAGCCGCTCGCGCCCAACTCCCCCTACGCCGCGTCGAAGGCGGCCTCCGACCTGCTCGCCCTCGCCTACCACCGCACGCACGGACTCGACGTCCGGGTGACGCGCTGCTCGAACAACTACGGTCCGCACCAGCACCCGGAGAAGGTGCTGCCGAGGTTCGTGACCAACCTGCTGGACGGGCTGCCCGTGCCGCTGTACGGCGACGGGGGCAACGTGCGCGAGTGGCTGCACGTGGACGACCACTGCCGGGCCGTCGCCCTGGTCGCCGGGGCCGGCCGCCCCGGCGGCGTGTACAACATCGGCGGCGGCACGGAACTCAGCAACCGGCAGCTCACCGACCGCCTGCTCGCCCTGTGCGGCGCGGACTGGAGCGCCGTGCGCCCGGTGGCCGACCGCAAGGGGCACGACCGGCGCTACTCGCTCGACTCGACCCTGATCGAGGGCGAACTGGGCTTCACCCCGCTCGTCCCGTTCGACACGGGTCTCGCCGCGACGGTGGCCTGGTACCGCGACAACCGCGACTGGTGGGAGCCGTCGCGGTCCGGCGGGCGCGGGCTCCACCTCGTCGCCGGGGCCTGA